In Thalassotalea fonticola, a single genomic region encodes these proteins:
- a CDS encoding TonB-dependent receptor plug domain-containing protein → MYSNNKLAKAVRLALVFGASATAGISANAFAAEEVTAEEEVERIEVTGSRIKRTDMEAASPISVFTAEDIAVSGVSTVEGFIKSIPAMNGGQIGSNVNNGNRGFATASLRGLGDGRTLILINGRRFNSGDLNSIPTSFIERVEVVRDGASTVYGSDAIAGVINFITKKDFEGVEVSAQYDVTSEDDGETKKFSIVTGTSSDKGNVVFSVDYTDREAVSQGDRSYSECPLWDDGVGSKPYCGGSSHSHLGRVNVPEVNGLGLDAGRYITQNGEAVPFSTADHGYNYAATSYLVTPAQVFSVNAASTYEITDSMSIFAEAGFSNRQSSQQMAPAATFWSAPVPATHPDNIYGVDLSVNRRITEGGGRGFEQDAEDYRIVAGLEGEFDNGWGWDVAYNYSRFVDSRIMTGELNRPNTETLLDPALCAADDDCPGLWNPFAEGTMTAEQHAYASVTFSPVRKGQTTQFLANLTGDLGSFELPGGPIQWATGYERRIEEYLNEPDGAEALGQVYGQSGDRTEGSYTVEEMYAEFNFPILAGLPFAERLTLTAAVRTSDYSNQDDTATNTKFGIEWEPVEGLLTRATFAEGFRAPSITELFDPQEQSAISYTDPCWDYGLSSNATLKANCAADGLPADFNSDSQSNSVIGGNPELEPEESESFTAGIVYSGFENFSIAIDYFNIEITDGVGTAGTDNIAESCYNSTDFSSPLCDLIKGNKYGPIDTPPHPTSPRRNVSEVLSGVLVTNANLSTFETSGIDFDFSHNMDIFGGNFVTTLNGTYLDQYDYTLVAGGEKIKASGKVAADQWTGNPAVFAEIRANLGFTFATDNYNANITFRYQSEGDDLLADDTTLDSVADSIVYTDVQGTWFVNDTYTLSAGARNLLDETPPYMSNYDDSNTVNYSYDLPGAYYYLKATAKF, encoded by the coding sequence ATGTATAGCAATAATAAACTTGCTAAAGCCGTTCGCCTAGCATTAGTGTTTGGCGCAAGCGCAACAGCTGGTATTTCTGCAAACGCATTCGCGGCAGAAGAAGTAACAGCTGAAGAAGAAGTGGAACGCATTGAAGTTACCGGTTCTCGTATTAAACGTACTGATATGGAAGCGGCTAGCCCGATTTCTGTATTTACAGCAGAAGATATTGCCGTTTCAGGTGTATCAACAGTTGAAGGTTTCATCAAAAGCATCCCGGCAATGAATGGCGGTCAAATTGGTTCTAACGTAAATAATGGTAACCGTGGTTTCGCAACTGCTTCTTTACGTGGTTTAGGTGATGGACGTACATTAATACTTATCAATGGTCGTCGTTTCAACTCAGGCGATTTAAACTCTATCCCTACTTCATTCATTGAACGTGTTGAAGTAGTACGTGATGGAGCATCAACTGTTTATGGTTCAGATGCAATTGCTGGTGTTATTAACTTTATCACTAAGAAAGATTTTGAAGGTGTTGAAGTTTCTGCGCAATACGACGTAACTAGTGAAGACGACGGTGAAACTAAAAAGTTCTCAATCGTAACTGGTACTTCTAGCGATAAAGGTAACGTAGTATTCTCAGTAGATTACACTGACCGTGAAGCCGTTAGCCAAGGTGACAGAAGTTACTCTGAATGTCCTCTTTGGGATGACGGTGTAGGATCTAAGCCATACTGTGGTGGTTCATCACATTCTCACTTAGGTCGTGTTAACGTACCTGAAGTAAATGGTCTAGGCCTTGACGCTGGCCGTTATATTACTCAAAACGGTGAAGCAGTACCATTTAGCACTGCGGATCACGGTTACAACTACGCTGCAACAAGTTACTTAGTAACTCCTGCACAAGTGTTTAGTGTAAACGCCGCTTCTACGTATGAAATTACAGACTCAATGTCGATATTTGCTGAAGCTGGTTTCAGTAACCGTCAATCAAGTCAACAAATGGCTCCAGCAGCAACGTTCTGGAGTGCTCCAGTTCCTGCTACTCACCCTGACAATATTTACGGTGTTGATTTATCAGTCAACCGTCGTATTACCGAAGGTGGTGGCCGTGGTTTTGAACAAGATGCTGAAGATTACCGTATTGTTGCTGGTTTAGAAGGCGAATTCGACAATGGTTGGGGTTGGGACGTAGCTTATAACTACTCACGCTTTGTTGATTCACGTATTATGACTGGTGAGCTTAATCGTCCAAATACAGAAACATTACTTGACCCAGCATTATGTGCTGCCGATGACGATTGTCCTGGTTTATGGAACCCGTTTGCTGAAGGTACTATGACTGCTGAGCAACATGCTTATGCTTCTGTTACTTTCTCTCCGGTAAGAAAAGGCCAAACAACTCAGTTTTTAGCCAACCTTACAGGTGACTTAGGTAGTTTCGAATTACCAGGTGGTCCGATTCAGTGGGCAACTGGTTATGAGCGTCGTATTGAAGAGTATTTAAATGAACCTGATGGAGCTGAAGCTTTAGGTCAAGTATATGGCCAAAGTGGCGATAGAACTGAAGGTAGCTATACTGTTGAAGAAATGTATGCAGAATTTAACTTCCCTATTTTAGCTGGCCTACCATTTGCAGAGCGTTTGACGTTAACTGCTGCAGTAAGAACTTCAGATTATAGTAACCAAGATGATACTGCTACTAACACTAAGTTTGGTATTGAATGGGAGCCGGTAGAAGGGTTATTAACTCGTGCTACGTTTGCTGAAGGTTTTAGAGCGCCAAGTATTACTGAATTATTTGATCCACAAGAGCAATCTGCGATTAGTTATACTGATCCTTGTTGGGATTACGGATTAAGCAGCAATGCTACATTAAAAGCTAACTGTGCGGCTGATGGCCTACCAGCAGATTTTAATTCTGATAGTCAGTCAAACTCTGTTATTGGTGGTAACCCAGAACTAGAGCCTGAAGAGTCAGAAAGCTTTACAGCAGGTATTGTTTACTCAGGTTTTGAAAACTTTAGCATTGCAATAGACTACTTCAACATTGAAATTACCGATGGTGTAGGTACTGCTGGTACAGATAACATTGCTGAAAGTTGTTACAACTCTACAGATTTTTCTAGCCCTTTATGTGACTTAATTAAAGGTAACAAGTACGGTCCTATTGATACACCGCCACATCCTACGTCACCGCGTCGTAACGTAAGTGAAGTACTTTCAGGTGTATTAGTAACAAATGCTAACCTTTCAACATTTGAAACGTCTGGTATTGACTTTGACTTTAGCCATAATATGGACATCTTCGGCGGTAACTTTGTAACTACCCTTAACGGTACTTACTTAGATCAATATGATTACACTCTTGTTGCCGGCGGTGAGAAAATCAAAGCTTCTGGTAAAGTTGCGGCTGACCAATGGACAGGTAACCCAGCAGTATTTGCTGAAATAAGAGCAAACTTAGGTTTTACTTTCGCAACTGATAATTATAATGCGAACATTACGTTCCGTTATCAGTCTGAAGGTGATGACTTGTTAGCAGATGATACAACTCTAGATTCAGTTGCTGATTCAATTGTGTACACAGATGTTCAAGGTACATGGTTCGTTAACGACACTTACACCTTATCAGCTGGTGCACGTAACTTACTTGATGAAACACCTCCTTATATGTCGAACTATGATGACTCGAATACAGTTAACTATTCGTATGATCTACCAGGTGCATACTATTACTTAAAAGCAACTGCTAAGTTCTAA